In Sebaldella termitidis ATCC 33386, one DNA window encodes the following:
- a CDS encoding glutamate synthase subunit beta, with product MGKSGGFLEIKREEKKLRTVDERIKDFRDINIHMNDEYVKLQAARCMDCGIPFCHMACPVDNICPEWQDLVYNNEWERALEILHSTNNFPEFTGSVCPAPCEGSCTLGINDDPVAIKNIELAVVEKGFENGWIKPKKAVSGTGKKAAVVGSGPAGLSAAQNLVRMGHEVTVFEKDERAGGLLTFGIPDFKLEKSIVQRRVKQLEDEGVVFRYNTEAGKDIDIEELNKEFDAVVLACGSKNPRDLGIPGRDLRGIYYAMDFLTQQNRKNQGIKTENEIIDTSGKKVLVIGGGDTGADCVGTSVRQGAEKITQIEIMDKPPVSRGESNPWPQYPVVLKISTSHKEAGDKYGNDPREWNILTKEFLNDGSGNIKGLKAAKAESFTDENGRLGFREIKGTEFIIEADIIFLAIGFTHPVHEGLIKNLGIQLDQRGNVQADEADYKTSTDKYFAAGDVRRGQSLVVWAIREGREAAKAVDKYLSANS from the coding sequence ATGGGAAAAAGCGGCGGATTTTTGGAAATAAAAAGAGAAGAAAAAAAATTAAGAACTGTAGATGAAAGAATAAAAGATTTTAGAGATATTAATATACATATGAATGATGAATATGTAAAATTACAGGCAGCAAGATGTATGGACTGCGGAATTCCGTTTTGTCATATGGCATGTCCTGTGGATAATATATGTCCTGAATGGCAGGATTTGGTCTATAATAATGAATGGGAAAGAGCACTGGAAATTCTGCATTCTACAAATAACTTTCCCGAATTTACCGGAAGTGTATGTCCGGCACCATGCGAAGGGAGCTGTACTCTGGGCATTAACGATGATCCTGTAGCAATAAAAAATATAGAACTGGCCGTAGTAGAAAAAGGTTTTGAAAATGGGTGGATAAAACCCAAAAAAGCCGTATCCGGAACAGGAAAAAAAGCAGCAGTGGTCGGGAGCGGACCGGCAGGACTCTCAGCAGCACAGAATCTCGTGCGTATGGGACATGAGGTAACTGTTTTTGAAAAGGATGAACGGGCAGGAGGTCTTCTGACTTTCGGAATACCTGACTTTAAGCTTGAGAAATCAATTGTTCAGAGAAGAGTAAAACAGCTGGAGGACGAAGGTGTTGTTTTCAGATATAATACTGAAGCCGGTAAAGATATTGATATAGAAGAGCTGAATAAAGAATTTGATGCTGTAGTTCTGGCGTGCGGTTCAAAAAATCCCAGAGACCTCGGAATACCAGGAAGAGATTTAAGAGGAATTTATTATGCAATGGATTTTCTTACACAACAGAATAGAAAAAATCAGGGAATAAAAACAGAAAATGAAATAATAGATACAAGCGGAAAAAAAGTACTGGTAATAGGCGGCGGAGACACAGGTGCAGATTGCGTGGGAACCTCGGTAAGACAGGGGGCAGAAAAAATAACGCAAATTGAAATAATGGACAAACCGCCGGTAAGCAGGGGAGAGTCTAATCCATGGCCGCAGTATCCTGTTGTATTGAAAATCTCAACATCACATAAGGAAGCCGGGGATAAGTATGGTAATGATCCGAGAGAATGGAATATACTTACCAAAGAATTTTTAAATGACGGCAGCGGAAATATAAAGGGACTGAAAGCAGCAAAAGCAGAAAGTTTTACAGATGAAAACGGAAGGCTTGGCTTCAGAGAAATAAAAGGAACTGAATTTATTATTGAAGCAGATATAATTTTTTTGGCAATTGGATTTACACATCCTGTACATGAGGGTTTAATAAAAAATCTTGGAATACAGCTGGATCAGCGCGGGAATGTGCAAGCTGACGAAGCAGACTACAAAACAAGCACGGATAAGTATTTTGCAGCCGGAGATGTGAGAAGAGGACAGTCACTGGTAGTCTGGGCAATAAGAGAAGGGCGCGAAGCAGCTAAGGCAGTGGACAAATATCTATCAGCAAATTCCTGA